The genomic window TGCCGGTGCCGACACCAGGGGTCCATGTTTCCCCGCCGCCCCCCCAGAATCCCGCACCAGCGTTGAAGCTATGACCAGACAAGAAATTATCCAATGTCTTTTCGCAGGGCTTTTCGCTTGTATCCAACCATCCTACTGTCGCGCTAAGAGAAAAAACTGTTGCCGCTTTTCCAACAGTTCCACCGGGCCCCGCGTAAAAATTACCATATCTATCCAAAGCTACCTGTGCGGTGCCTCCAAGCAATGTGGCTGTCCACGGGGTTGGGATTGCTATATTAAAGTTAATTGATACATAGTCGGGAAACCGCCAGAGTCCGTAGAGATCAATGAAATTGATCGGGTCGTTTTCCGCATAAGTGTAAGGATTGATCCCCCCTGCAAGCCCGATGGGATCAGGGGTCATGTACCTTCCGGTTTTGGGATCATAGTACCGGTGCCAATTGTAATGCAAGCCCGTCTCGGCATCGTAGTACTGGCCCGGGAAACGGAAGTTGTTGACGACGGTGGAAGCGGGATGGATCGTCGCTTCGCCGAAGGCGTCGTAGGCGGCTTCCCAGACCGCGGTGTTGGTGGAATCGGTCATGAACTCGGGCGTTCCCAGGAGGTCGTTGTGGGTAAAGTACACGCACACCTTGGTGTTCCCCGAACAAACGGCCCCGGCGCCGGGATCGGCCATCGCAAGGCGGCTCCTCCCGTGGTGGATGTACTCCTTTTGAATGCCGCCGCCGGTTCCCTCGGCCTCGCAGACGAGGTTCCCGCTAAAATCGTAGATATAGAGCGTCGCGACCCCTCCCGCGGTCTTTGCCGCCCTCTGGCCGAACCCGTTGTAGACGTAGGTGCCTAACGGGTTCCCGTCTTCGGCGACGCCGATCAAACGGTTTTCCTGGTTGTAGGTGAAAACCCGGTTCGTTCCCGAGGCGATGAGGATCGTGTTCCCGTTGGCGTCATAGTCGAAGGTTTTGCCCTGCGCGGCCGCGACGGCGCTCAGGCGGTTCGTTCCGGCAGCGTAGGCGTAAGTTTCGCTCACCGAGGCGTCAACGATGGTGTGCAGCCGGTTTCCCGCGGAGTCGAAGTCGTAGGCTTTGGTCAGCTGCGGGCGCTCGGCAAGGCTCAGCCGGTCCAGGGTATCGTAGGCGTAGACGCGGTTCACCCACGGCGTGGAGGCCGTGCCCGCGACGGTGTGAAGCTGCCCGTTGGGGTAATAGGTGAAGTCGCGCTGCATGGGAGCGCCGCGATTTGCCGTGGTGAGACGCCCGTTGAGATCGTATTCGCTCACCACGCTCCCGGCGTTTCCCCAGCCCATGCCGGTGGCCTGGCCGAAGGGCTGGTAGCTGAGGTTCTCGAGGATGGTCGTGGCCGATTCGGCCCCGTAGGTCGTGCTCACCCCGGTGAGCTTGCATCCGCAACCCGCGCGGCTGTAAGTCACCGTCCTGCCGCTCGGATAGGTCAGCTGGTTCACTCGGCCCGCGGGGGAAAACGTGCGCGAGAGGGTGAATTGAAACCCCGAAACGGTGGATTTCTTCTCCTTGAGCCTTCCCCGGGCGTCGTAGTTTAAAAGGGTGGTGCCGGAAGGATCCGTGACGGTGGTCAGATGCCCCTTGCCGTTTGCGCGCTGGTCGTGCGAGTACGTCACGGTGTAGGCGGCAAGATCCCCCACGGCCGGGTAGCTCGCCTGGTTGATCCGGTAGAGGGCGTCGTTCGAATAGGTCGTTTGGATGTTTCTCGCGTCTATCCTCCACCAGATGGTCCCCTCCGGCCGGTACCCGTAAGTCGTGGTCCCGGAATCCGGGGAACCGACCCCGATGAGGTTCCCCATGTCGTCGTAGGTGGTGGTGGTGGTGTGGCCAAGGGCGGGATTGGCCGGATCGCCTTCCGGATCGACCACCTTGGCGAGGTTCCCCTGTGAGTCATATTCGAAATGGGTCACGGCATTCCCGGGCCGGGTGATGGAAATCACCCGGTTGAACGCGTCGTAAGCGTAGTCGGTCTGGTTCCCGTTGGGATCGACAACGGATCGCACGTTGCCCGAGGCGTCGTACTGGGTGCGGGTGTGGGTGACGCCGTCGGCTTCGTATTCCTTGAAAAGAAGCCCCGGATAGTCCGAACCCGAATAGCTCCAGGTCCTCTCCCTGGTGATTTCATCGGCGGCCGTGAGGTGCTGCACGCTCGTGAGATTGCCCGCCGCGTTGAAAATGGTCTTTACATAATTACCCTCGTGATCGGTCACCCGCCGGGGCTGCCCGTAGGTGTTGTCGTAGGTGTGGGACTCGTTGACCCCGTCCTCGTCCGTTCGCGTCGCGGGAAGCCCCGCGACGTTGTACGTCACGGTGCGCACGCTCGAGTCGGCCGTGTTGTGGATTTCTTTTATCCTTCCCCGGCTGTCGTAGACGAAGGTTTGTTCCTGGGCGTTGACGTCGGTCAGCTTTCGCGGGTTCCCCGCGGCGTCGAAGTTGGAAAACACCGTGGCCCCAACGAGCGGCCGGGTAACGGACAAGAGATCGTTCGTCGTCGCATCGTAGGCAAAGGTCGTCGTGTCGCCGGTTCCCGAACGCGGCCCGTCGATGGTGAGCACCTGTCCCCCGGCGTTGTAGGTCAGGGCCGTAACGTATTCGTAGGACGCCACGGTTCCCGCCACCGTCTTGCGGTAGCCTTTCTCGATCTTGCGGTAGAGCAACTTCGTGGGGCTCTCGTTGTAGACGGCCGGGTCGTCACCCGCGGCCGCCGGATCGTCGTAATCGAAGATCGTCTCCTTGTTGCCCGCTCCCAGCACACTGGCTTCGGTGCGGGTGAGCACCACGTTCATGCTCGGATGCCAGGTGTAGGCGATGGTGCGGGGCTGCGCGCTCCCCGCCGCCAGAATCACCGTCTGAGGATAGCCCCGCACGATGAAGTTCCGAAACTGGTTGACGACTCCCCTGGGGAAGGTCGCGTCCGTGAGGTTTCCCGTGCTCGCATCATAGGTCCAGGCAAGGGCGTTGCTTGCCGCATACGGGGCGTTGGCGGCCTTATCAGGGTCGCCGGGGTAGGCCGGATTCACCACCGCCGTCACGCGCTTTCTCCCCGCAACCGTTGCGACGGTGTAGGAGCGCACCCAATTGTACGGATCCGTCACGTCCACCTGGGTGTCGCTCACGTAACTCACGGAAAACGATCCCCTGGCGCGCCGGCTCCGATGCCAGGCGCACCGGTCCTGGGCGTCGTAGGTCCATTCGAACAGGGTATGGTTGGCCTTGTTTTGCGTGAGGGTCAGGTTGTGCACGTCGTTGGCGTCGGCATACTCGTAAGTGAACCCCGAGTTGTCCGCATAGAGCACGGAAGTGAGGTTGGAATTTGCATCGTAGGTGAAGGTCGCGACGGTCCCCGTCGAGGTCGTGTTGGGAAGCGGCCCGGTGATGGTTTCGAGCAGCCCGGAACCGTTGTAGCTGAAGGTGAGTGCTCGGCCCGTGGATGGATCGCTCACCGTGGACGGGCGGTTCTGGGCGTCGTGGGTGAGGCTCAGCCGGTTTCCCGCGATGTCCTGGATGTGGAGCAGCAAACCCGTGGGAGAGAAAATGAATATCGTGCCGTCCAGCGGGTACCAGGCGTAATTGCCGTTCACGAGAACGAGCACTTTGGTGTGATCGTTGAAGGCGCCCCTGTAGACCCCGGCGCTCTCCTCGGTGAAATACCTGGCACGGCCCGTGGAGTCGACGACCTTGAGATAGGGGTCGGGGGAGACGGGAGGCGTCAGGCTCGCCCCGTAGGTGTGGGTCCACCCGGTGCCGAGGATCCCCGAGGTTTCGGCCCGGCTGTTGTAAGTCCTCCCGAAGGTCAGCCCCAAGCGGTGGGCGGAGGGGTAGGCAAGATCGGCCGCCGTCTCCACGGCGTTTCCGGTGAGGATGCTCACCGTCCCCCCCAGCACGTCTCCGCCGGGAAAGAACGCTTCGGTGTCCACCCCGTAGTCGAGGTCTTCCAGGGCCGGCTTGGCGCTCAGCGCTTCGCCGTGCCCCGGGCTCGGGGAAAGCCCGGTTGCGCCCTTGCCGCCGGCGTGGGCGGCCAATAGACAGCGCGCCGCCGAGGCGGTTTCGATTCGAGCGGTTTCCGTTAACGGGACCCAAGTGTCGTTTCCCGGAGAATTGAGGCCGGGCGCGACGGGCAAACCGGCCCAGACGAGAGGGCATGAGAGTACAAACACACACAGGAAAAACCGTGCCGATCTGCGAAATATCTTATTTGCCATCGTTGGCTCCTTCTCCGCCAGGAAAGAAGAATCTGTGCCGAACCGGCTTCAAATTCAGCCGCGCGCAAGAACACCGGAACAAGCTGGATACGATGCCTTAATTAAATGAGCGACATAACCATCAACCAAATCATGATTCAGTGCGAGCTTGGCCCGTTCCCGACAAGGCTCGTGCGTGAGTGCTCATGACCCTCTGTGTTTCGCAAGAGTTCGTGAAATCATTCCTGCAGCCTTCCACGCCATCACTGTCGATTTGCTCTTCCGGAAATGCCGGGGGCTTTTCACTTGCATGTCCTCGTCCAAATCTTTATCCACCCCACGAAATCCTTACCGGTGGGCTGACAAGCCGAGCAGGGGGAACTCAAACCGCAGGTAGCGGTACTTCCGCACATCCCCGGAGAAGCTATCCAGACTTCGTACCTGAAGGCACCGTCGACGCAGACGGCACACACACTGCCCCAGTCACAACACCCCTGTGCGCCGGTTCTTACCCACTGGCTGTTCAGGTCTATGCAGGCAGATGTGGAGACCTTTCGTCCCATACCATCAAAGAGGTTAACGTGGACGGCGCCACAATCGCTCTCATCGACCGTGAGATTCAAAGTGCCGGTTTCCGGATCAACCTCGTATTCCACGGTACCCACATCCACTTGCCATGTGTATGGGGGTGATCCGCCAGATGGAGTGAAATTGTGAGTGCCAACCAGCAGACAACCCTCGCTGGAAAGGTTCTCAGTCGGTGGGATGATCGCAGGTTCCCACTGAGGCTGGATATTGACTTCTCCCGGCACACTTTGACCTATCCCGTTGCAGGGTTGTGCCACGGCAAGCCGCACCCCACCTGCGCTCAGGAAAAGACTGATGGCGAAAGCGAGCAGTAATAGACTTCCGTTGAATCGTCCCGGCTTGAACATGATCGCTCCTTTTGCTGCTGATCGGAAAACACTCGGTTGAGACTGGCACTCTATGACTGGCACTCTATGACTGGCACTCTATGACTGGCACTCTATGACTGGCACTCTATGACTGGCACTCTATGACTGGCACTCTATGACTGGCACTCTATGACTGGCACTCTATGACTGGCACTCTATGACTCATAAGTCATTAGATGGCTACGATACAGAATAGCATGGCAATGTCAACACGTTTTTTTAAGATTTTTGTTAAAAAATTCTAATGTATTTCTTATGACACAATGGACAGTCTTTGTCATTTACTCATTTATATGACTCCATTGAATGTTGAAAATATTATCAAGAAAATGAGTGAGATTATGGTTCGTCTTGACTTGGCCTTTATGATTGCCTCCAATCAAATAACGCAACTTAGATGCTAATCCGCTTGACTGGATCTGATTTATCTCTCTTCTCTGAATCTCGGATCGGATGGAATATTGAATTCACGAATGTCCTTCCAGGCGCGGCAGGAGTCCGGAGGAACCATCGTTTCCTTCAACCCGCCCCCCTTCGGTCCCGCAGGCGCGATGCTTCGGTCCCGCAGGTCCGTCCCTGAGGCTTCCGGAACCTATCGACCGGACAACCGGCAAAATACATGGAAAATAGAATCGGGAGGTTTCGGGCGACTTAGCGGCGGGGCCGCTCTTCATCGTTCAAGCGTGCCCGCAGGGAATGACCATTCGTGTGAGGTGATGATATCATCAGTCCGGGAGTTCCTGATTCTTCGTTGTGAGCCCCCGGTTCATGGAGATTTGTGAAAAGTGAAAAGTGTAGGTTTGACCCCGTGGTCTTCGGAAAGGCGCATCGTGCGGATGGATCGACGCCTCTCGACGGGCAGCCTCAGATAGAAGGTCGCCCCCTCACCCGGGCTCGAAATGACCCCGACGCATCCGCCGTGGGTTTCCGCAACCCGCCGGACCACTGCCAGGTCGATTCCCACCCCGTCCGGTCTGGTACTGAAAAAGGGATTGAAAACATAGGGCAGATCGTCCGCGGATATTCCCGGGCCGTTGTCGATGACGCTCAACTCGTATTGATCGGACATGCTCCTCGACAGGATTTCTATCCGCCCGCCTCCGGGCAACACCTGGATCGCGTTCTCGATGATAATGGCAAGCGCCTTGGCGATCAGGTTCCGGTCGACAAGAAGCACTGCATCGTCGACTGTCAGATGCAGCTCGATCTTGCGTTTTCTCAGCTCGTCCTCGTAGGATTTTGCCAGTTCTTCGATCAAATCCCGAATGACGGTCTCCTCCAGTTGAGGCGTGGGGAGCCTGGCGAAGAGCTCGACTTTGGCGATCAGGTTTTCGATGCGCCTGAGACTTCTCATGGAAATGTCATGGTATTTCATCAGTTCATCATCCCCGGAGTGGGTCTTGTAGATCCGGTTCAGAAAACCTCCCAGGCTGACCAGGGGGTTCCTGATCTCGTGAGCGATCCCGTTCGCGATCTTGATCAGGTCCTGGTAATGGCTTCCGGCGGCGGTCCGCTCCAATTCCCTGCGCTTCTCCACGTCCTCGACACAGAACAGCAGAATCTCCTTCCCTTCTTCCGGGTCGACGTGGCGCTCGACCGACATCGAACAGACGAACCGCGACCCGTCCTTGCGAACCAGCATGAGCTCCCCGTCGAACCGTCGATGCTTCACGGCCAGGTGAAGGATGTTGGGACACAGGCACGAAACGTCTTCGGAGGTGAAAAGAAGGGAGAGGTCCTCGCCTTCGAGCTCATGGGGCTTATACCCCAGAATCCTTTCCACGGCGGGGCTTGCGCTCAGCACGCGTCCCGCCGTGTCCGAAAGGATGATCGCTTCCTTGATGGAAGAGAGAATGATCTCCCAGAGTTCCCCGTGAGTGCAGCATGCCTCGATGAGTTTCATTGGCCACCTTCCTCGACGTTCCCGTGGAACGTCCCTCGTCTTTGGCTATTTGATTGCATAACAAACGGCAGCGACGTTCCCGTGGAACGTCCGCTGTCGGTGAATGGAACGGCAAGACTTCCGACATGCGCGTGCCGCGGCTTTGAGCGGACTCAGCCCATACGCCATTTTCGCCCTTGCACGCGGCGGAATCCACAAAAAGCGTCGCTCCGGACGGGATTTCCTCCGTTTTCCACCGGGGGAAGGCCGCCGACATTCAGACTGAGCCCTCACAGCGGAGAGTCACCCGGGGGGAGAACGCGGGAAACCGGTCCGATCCGCACCAGTCGTATCCCCGATTGACATCGAACGGGCAGTGTCTAGATTGGAGTCAGACCGTGGACCATCCCGAAGCGGAACCCCAGTTCTGCGCTGCGCTCCCGTCCGTACGTTTTCTCCGACAACCCGGCCGGACCAAACACCGACACGAAGCGAGAGCCCCGCATGCCGGGCGCATTCGGGATGAAGGCTCGAACGTCAGCAAAGGAGTGGAACATGAAAGCATCAAGACGGACGGCACTGGGTATGGCGCTGTTGATCGCACTCACCGTGTTTTGGACCGGTTTGGCCGCGGCTCAGAGCACCCAGGCACAATCCGCTCAGCGGCCCATGATGAGGTGTTCGGAACGGTTCGACAAGCTGGATACCAATCACGATGGAATGGTGAGCAAGGACGAGTTCATGGCGGTACCTCATCGGCGCGGGAATGCGGAACAGAACTTCGCAAACAGGGACGGCAACAAGGACGGCACCCTGACGAGAGAAGAATTCTGCTCGGGCGCAGGCCCCGGGGCAAGGGGTAAAGGCGGAGGCAGAGGGCCAATGCCCCAGTAATCTTCAGCCCGTCGTTGACCACCGCCTTCGGGGGTTTTTCCCGAAGGCGGATTCTTGTTGGAGCGTTTTCATTTAAAGGGAGCCGTAGCGCCGTCAAGGCTTGTCTTCGGAATAAAGACCACAGCCCGCGACGAGCCGCGCCACACCCGGCGCGGCGTCATGCCGGGAGCCCATAGCCCCGTGCCTTCGGCCCCCCCCCGCAGTACCCGCCTAGCGCATGCGCTCCACCAGACCATTGACGTTCCGGGCGTAGTCGTTCCCGGCAAAAACCGCCGAACCGGCCACAAAGACGTCCACTCCCGCATCCACCAGGTCGTCGATCGTGCCCCGGTTCACTCCTCCGTCCACTTCGAGCAGCACCGGGAGCCGCGACTCATCGATCATTTCCCGGCATCGGCGTATCTTGGGAAGCATGGAAGGAATGAATTTCTGCCCTCCGAACCCCGGGTTGACGGTCATGAGAAGCACCATGTCAATGTCGCCGAGGACGTCTTCGACGGCGCAAAGGGGGGTGGAAGGGTTGAGGGTCACCACGGGCCTGGCCCCCAGCTCGCGAATGCGTTGAACCGTGCGGTGCAGATGCGGGGAGACTTCGGCGTGAACCCCGAGGTAGTGGGCCCCCGCCCGGATGAAAGCCTCGATGTACCGCTCCGGCTTTTCGATCATGAGGTGAACGTCGAGCGGCAGGGCGGTGACGCCGCGGATGGCCTTCACCACATCGGGACCGATGGTGATGTTGGGCACGAAATGGCCGTCCATAACGTCCACGTGAATCCAATCCGTTCCCGCTCGTTCCACCGCCTTGACTTCTTCCGCAAGCTTCCCGAAATCCGCCGACAGGATCGACGCGGAAAGCTTGCTCTTTCTCTTGCGCTCCGATTCCGGAAATTCCGTCATCACGTCTCAGCTTCTCCCGTTTTTCCCACCGCCGGGTCACGCACCGTCTATCCACATCACCGTCAAAGCGCCTCTCTGAACGCTTTCTCGAGGGCCGCCAGGCCCTTGACCGGATTTCCGGCGATGTGCACCCGCAGCACGCGCCGACCGTGCTTTGCCAGGGCTTCGAAATCGCCCAGCGCCTGGGCCCGTCTCAATACCCCGAACGTGTATGGCTGCCCCGGAATCGGGGCGTCTTCCGGGTCGTCGCAGGTGATCAGCAGGAACACCCCGGTATTCGGCCCCCCCTTATGCAGCTGCCCCGTGGAATGGAGATACCTGGGGCCGAAGCCCAAAGTTGTGGCCAGCTTCAGCCGGTCCCTCACCAGGCCGCGCAGATTCCGCAGGCCCGGCTCGACACCGGAGGCTTCAGGCAGATAAGCGAGAAAGGCCAGGTAATCGCCGCTTCGGGCTCCCTTCAGAAACCGGGACAACGCCTGCCCCGCGGAAGCCGCGCCCGGCGCAATCCCGTAAAACTGCAGGGGACCATCCCCCAATTCAATCTTGCCCTCGACCAGGCAGCCCTCGTCGCGCACCTGCTCCAGGAACCGCTTCGTGATGTCCTTGCTTTCCTGCACGCTGGGTTGATCGAAAGGGTTGATCCCCAGGATCGCCCCGGCGGTCGCGGTCGCAATCTCCCAGCGGAAAAATTCCCGGCCCAGATCCAGCCGGTCGGCCATCGGGACGACGATCACCGGGTGCCCCGCCTTCCGCAAGGCGTCGATTCGAGATTCGAGGACCCCGTCCACCTCGTCTTCAAGGCAAAGGACCACGAACAACCGGTCATCGTCGTACACCGCAGGATCGCCGAGCGGTTCGCCGACGACTGGGACAATACCCTTGCCTTCCTTTCCGGTGCTTTCGGCGATCAGTTGCTCGAGCCACATGCCGAGGGCCGAGAGTGATTCGGAAGCGATCACGGTGAGTTTGTTGCGGCCGCGCAGGGCCATTTCTCCCATCACCACGCCCAGGGTCATGCCGGGATTTTTCTTCACGGGAACGTCCGGCCCGCACGCTTCCATCATGGACAGGCCGCGGGCGAGAATTTCCTCGACATCCAGCCCCATCAGCGCCGCCGGCACCAATCCGAAAAAGGACAGGGCCGAGTAGCGCCCACCGATGTCTGCGAAATTCAGAAAGGTGCCGCGATAGTTTCTTTCCTCCGCCAGCTTCACCAGGACGGACCCGGGATCGGTGACGACCGCGAAATGTACCCCCGCACCTTTCCCTTTCACGGCTCTCATCCGGGCATGGAAGTATTCGCCGAGCGACCGGCTTTCCACGGTTGCGCCGGATTTGCTCGCCTCGATGAAAAAGGTTTCCGCCATGGGCAGCCGACGTTCAATCTCCAGGATGGTCGAAGGGGAGGTCGAATCCAGCACGGTCAGAGCCAGCCCCTCCGCGCCGGGTTCGAAGATTTCCCGGAATGCGAGAGGGGCAAGACTGCTGCCGCCCATGCCCATGTGAACCACGTGCTTGAAACGGCAGATTCTCAGGTCGCGCGCGAATTCGGCGAGTGCCGGGGCATGAAGGCTTATTTTGTCGGGAAGATCGATCCAGCCCATGGAATTCGCGATCGACTTCCGGTTCTCGGGATCCGATTTCCACAGATCGGGGTCTTTGCGCCAGAAACGGGAAGCAAAACGATCCTTTTCCAGGGCCTCGATCCTCGCCTGGATTTCAGCCGCGTGCCCGCCGAGAAAGGCATTCACCGGGTAGAGATCCGACACTTTCTTGGTCATCGTTTCCTCGCTCATCGTGTCGTCTTGACTGCCGCTCGGCAACTGCAACCGGGTTGCGCGCAACTCACCATGACCGGCATCGCGCGGCGCAACCTGAAAAACCGTCGCCCGCCGCGCCGCGGGCTCGGTCGTGGGCACGGTGGAACCGTACCCGCCCTTCGCCGACCGGCAACGGAGCATGAGGAATCATCGCTCCGTCGTTTCCGTCCGGACAGCCCATCGGAGCGGGCACCTGCGACATGGTCCGCCCATCATATTCCCTCCGGGACACAGTTTCAAGGAACCGGTCGCGCGGTTTTCCGGTACGCCCGAGCGGAAGCAACGGAATTTTCTCCCGGGCGCATCGTTCAGGCCGGTGATTGCATGGCCAAAACGGCCGCCCCGATAACCCCCGCATCATCCCCGAGGCTTGCCGGAACCACCGTTACGGATTCGGCGGCCGTGACCAACGCGTGATGGCGGATTCCCTCCCTCACGCGCTCGATCAGCTCCGGCAGACCGTTGACGACGCCGCCGCCAAGAATCAGCCGGCACGGGTTGAAGGCGTTCACCAGGCTGACCGCCCCCACGCTGAGCGCCTCGGCGGCGCGGTCGATGAGCTGCCGCGCCAGGGGATCCCCCATGCGGAAGGCCGTCGCCACAAGCTCGGTCGTGACATTGTTGATCTGCCCTTTGGCCAGCCTGAGAAGCGGAGTCCCCAGGGCGGGATCGAGAAGAATGGCATCCCGGGCTTTCTGTGCGATCGCCCAGCCTCCGGCCAGCGCCTCCATGCATCCCCGCCTGCCGCAATGGCACAGCGGACCGTTCATGTCGACCACCACATGGCCGATTTCCCCGGCCGAGTTACCGCATCCGTGGAGCATCCGCCCCTGCGCCACAATCCCGCCGCCGATGCCCGTCCCGACAAACATGCAGATCAGATCCCCGCAATCCTTGCCGGCGCCGAACGCCCACTCGCCCGCGGCAGCCGCCC from Syntrophobacter fumaroxidans MPOB includes these protein-coding regions:
- a CDS encoding RHS repeat-associated core domain-containing protein — its product is MANKIFRRSARFFLCVFVLSCPLVWAGLPVAPGLNSPGNDTWVPLTETARIETASAARCLLAAHAGGKGATGLSPSPGHGEALSAKPALEDLDYGVDTEAFFPGGDVLGGTVSILTGNAVETAADLAYPSAHRLGLTFGRTYNSRAETSGILGTGWTHTYGASLTPPVSPDPYLKVVDSTGRARYFTEESAGVYRGAFNDHTKVLVLVNGNYAWYPLDGTIFIFSPTGLLLHIQDIAGNRLSLTHDAQNRPSTVSDPSTGRALTFSYNGSGLLETITGPLPNTTSTGTVATFTYDANSNLTSVLYADNSGFTYEYADANDVHNLTLTQNKANHTLFEWTYDAQDRCAWHRSRRARGSFSVSYVSDTQVDVTDPYNWVRSYTVATVAGRKRVTAVVNPAYPGDPDKAANAPYAASNALAWTYDASTGNLTDATFPRGVVNQFRNFIVRGYPQTVILAAGSAQPRTIAYTWHPSMNVVLTRTEASVLGAGNKETIFDYDDPAAAGDDPAVYNESPTKLLYRKIEKGYRKTVAGTVASYEYVTALTYNAGGQVLTIDGPRSGTGDTTTFAYDATTNDLLSVTRPLVGATVFSNFDAAGNPRKLTDVNAQEQTFVYDSRGRIKEIHNTADSSVRTVTYNVAGLPATRTDEDGVNESHTYDNTYGQPRRVTDHEGNYVKTIFNAAGNLTSVQHLTAADEITRERTWSYSGSDYPGLLFKEYEADGVTHTRTQYDASGNVRSVVDPNGNQTDYAYDAFNRVISITRPGNAVTHFEYDSQGNLAKVVDPEGDPANPALGHTTTTTYDDMGNLIGVGSPDSGTTTYGYRPEGTIWWRIDARNIQTTYSNDALYRINQASYPAVGDLAAYTVTYSHDQRANGKGHLTTVTDPSGTTLLNYDARGRLKEKKSTVSGFQFTLSRTFSPAGRVNQLTYPSGRTVTYSRAGCGCKLTGVSTTYGAESATTILENLSYQPFGQATGMGWGNAGSVVSEYDLNGRLTTANRGAPMQRDFTYYPNGQLHTVAGTASTPWVNRVYAYDTLDRLSLAERPQLTKAYDFDSAGNRLHTIVDASVSETYAYAAGTNRLSAVAAAQGKTFDYDANGNTILIASGTNRVFTYNQENRLIGVAEDGNPLGTYVYNGFGQRAAKTAGGVATLYIYDFSGNLVCEAEGTGGGIQKEYIHHGRSRLAMADPGAGAVCSGNTKVCVYFTHNDLLGTPEFMTDSTNTAVWEAAYDAFGEATIHPASTVVNNFRFPGQYYDAETGLHYNWHRYYDPKTGRYMTPDPIGLAGGINPYTYAENDPINFIDLYGLWRFPDYVSINFNIAIPTPWTATLLGGTAQVALDRYGNFYAGPGGTVGKAATVFSLSATVGWLDTSEKPCEKTLDNFLSGHSFNAGAGFWGGGGETWTPGVGTGTEVGFVSPQAGASYHYSWKVTKFGFGW
- a CDS encoding two-component system sensor histidine kinase NtrB; its protein translation is MKLIEACCTHGELWEIILSSIKEAIILSDTAGRVLSASPAVERILGYKPHELEGEDLSLLFTSEDVSCLCPNILHLAVKHRRFDGELMLVRKDGSRFVCSMSVERHVDPEEGKEILLFCVEDVEKRRELERTAAGSHYQDLIKIANGIAHEIRNPLVSLGGFLNRIYKTHSGDDELMKYHDISMRSLRRIENLIAKVELFARLPTPQLEETVIRDLIEELAKSYEDELRKRKIELHLTVDDAVLLVDRNLIAKALAIIIENAIQVLPGGGRIEILSRSMSDQYELSVIDNGPGISADDLPYVFNPFFSTRPDGVGIDLAVVRRVAETHGGCVGVISSPGEGATFYLRLPVERRRSIRTMRLSEDHGVKPTLFTFHKSP
- a CDS encoding EF-hand domain-containing protein, coding for MKASRRTALGMALLIALTVFWTGLAAAQSTQAQSAQRPMMRCSERFDKLDTNHDGMVSKDEFMAVPHRRGNAEQNFANRDGNKDGTLTREEFCSGAGPGARGKGGGRGPMPQ
- the rpe gene encoding ribulose-phosphate 3-epimerase; translation: MTEFPESERKRKSKLSASILSADFGKLAEEVKAVERAGTDWIHVDVMDGHFVPNITIGPDVVKAIRGVTALPLDVHLMIEKPERYIEAFIRAGAHYLGVHAEVSPHLHRTVQRIRELGARPVVTLNPSTPLCAVEDVLGDIDMVLLMTVNPGFGGQKFIPSMLPKIRRCREMIDESRLPVLLEVDGGVNRGTIDDLVDAGVDVFVAGSAVFAGNDYARNVNGLVERMR
- a CDS encoding phosphoglucose isomerase, which codes for MLRCRSAKGGYGSTVPTTEPAARRATVFQVAPRDAGHGELRATRLQLPSGSQDDTMSEETMTKKVSDLYPVNAFLGGHAAEIQARIEALEKDRFASRFWRKDPDLWKSDPENRKSIANSMGWIDLPDKISLHAPALAEFARDLRICRFKHVVHMGMGGSSLAPLAFREIFEPGAEGLALTVLDSTSPSTILEIERRLPMAETFFIEASKSGATVESRSLGEYFHARMRAVKGKGAGVHFAVVTDPGSVLVKLAEERNYRGTFLNFADIGGRYSALSFFGLVPAALMGLDVEEILARGLSMMEACGPDVPVKKNPGMTLGVVMGEMALRGRNKLTVIASESLSALGMWLEQLIAESTGKEGKGIVPVVGEPLGDPAVYDDDRLFVVLCLEDEVDGVLESRIDALRKAGHPVIVVPMADRLDLGREFFRWEIATATAGAILGINPFDQPSVQESKDITKRFLEQVRDEGCLVEGKIELGDGPLQFYGIAPGAASAGQALSRFLKGARSGDYLAFLAYLPEASGVEPGLRNLRGLVRDRLKLATTLGFGPRYLHSTGQLHKGGPNTGVFLLITCDDPEDAPIPGQPYTFGVLRRAQALGDFEALAKHGRRVLRVHIAGNPVKGLAALEKAFREAL
- a CDS encoding ROK family protein, with protein sequence MSSKRYAVGVDLGGTKIAVALVDDRGEVLKHARYLTFVREGPEAVRDQIIGAVKEIRKGTKTRPAGIGIGVAGQIARDDGMVRFAPNLGWRNIPLGEQLRAITRLRVVVVNDVRAAAAGEWAFGAGKDCGDLICMFVGTGIGGGIVAQGRMLHGCGNSAGEIGHVVVDMNGPLCHCGRRGCMEALAGGWAIAQKARDAILLDPALGTPLLRLAKGQINNVTTELVATAFRMGDPLARQLIDRAAEALSVGAVSLVNAFNPCRLILGGGVVNGLPELIERVREGIRHHALVTAAESVTVVPASLGDDAGVIGAAVLAMQSPA